One window from the genome of Cricetulus griseus strain 17A/GY chromosome 2, alternate assembly CriGri-PICRH-1.0, whole genome shotgun sequence encodes:
- the S100pbp gene encoding S100P-binding protein isoform X2: MTCSLLPSEQSSGTSFLPKDNASFSWGSSDEDELDDSLLEFSDGEEDDGHFSFTEEEIEMLLKDDDGGHEYGERKCQILPGTRRENSLYSLGPAAETPGFFKLPQLSTSVGHGPTPSKSLNRHFVLEKNLIKVTVVAPFNPTVCDPVLAKDKVDSSKDTENPASLGERIGEDDLHPNESKHCTEPEGVSPDNSARDGPLLSSPSNNNIEQTASDKNVPESKKPTPVFSQISNHSEVPNRGSSWKNSGSHKSGCEVRIPVVSSSSNRHTFDKDSGEVKSERRLGKVIPVLQTRTRMFSQSDLEKQKDIYLSKVIAHIEDPGDSNQG; encoded by the exons ATGACGTGCTCACTGTTGCCCTCTGAACAGTCTTCTGGTACCTCTTTTTTGCCTAAAGACAATGCCTCATTTTCTTGGGGTTCCTCAGATGAAGATGAATTGGATGACTCCTTGTTGGAGTTTTCTGATGGAGAAGAAGATGATGGCCATTTCAGTTTCACAGAGGAAGAGATTGAGATGCTCTTGAAGGATGATGATGGTGGGCATGAGTATGGAGAGAGAAAGTGTCAAATTCTACCTGGTACTCGTCGCGAAAATTCTTTGTACAGCTTGGGGCCAGCAGCTGAGACCCCTGGCTTCTTCAAACTACCTCAACTAAGTACATCAGTTGGTCATGGACCAACTCCTAGTAAATCATTAAACAGACACTTTGTACTTGAAAAGAATCTTATAAAAGTAACTGTTGTTGCACCATTTAATCCAACAGTTTGTGATCCTGTGCTTGCTAAGGACAAGGTTGATTcctccaaagatacagaaaacccTGCTTCCCTTGGGGAACGGATTGGAGAAGATGACCTTCATCCTAATGAGAGTAAACATTGCACTGAACCTGAAGGGGTCAGTCCCGATAACTCTGCTCGGGATGGGCCCCTGCTTTCTTCTCCTTCAAATAACAACATCGAACAAACTGCCTCTGATAAAAACGTACCTGAAAGTAAGAAACCTACCCCTGTGTTCTCTCAGATCTCCAACCATTCAGAAGTACCTAACAGGGGATCATCCTGGAAAAATAGTGGATCACATAAATCAGGTTGTGAAGTGAGAATTCCAGTTGTGTCCAGTTCATCAAACAGA CATACTTTTGACAAGGATTCTGGTGAGGTGAAAAGTGAGAGAAGACTAGGCAAAGTCATTCCTGTTCTACAAACCAGAACCAG GATGTTTTCACAATCAGATCTAGAAAAACAGAAGGATATTTATCTCAGCAAAGTCATTGCTCATATAGAAGACCCAGGGGACTCTAACCAAG GATGA